The nucleotide window CTAATCTAGAGGAACTTATTTGTGCAGATACCTCAAGTACTTGACAAAGAAGTACTTGAAGAAGAACAAGCTTCGTGACTGGCTCCGTGTTGTCTCCAAAGACAAGGACACGTACGAGCTGCGTTACTTCCAGATCACGAGCCAGGACGACGACGACGAAGACGATGCAGAGTAAATTATTCTCTAAGCCTCTCATTCAACATCTGTCATTCGACATTTATTGTATATTTTTGAGTATaataaatgttgaaaattgatttacaATCTTCTGCGATGTTTAATTATCCTTATTTCCTCCAAAATGCTTTAGTTACTCCTATTTCCTgtgcacaatttttttaaaacaatagaagatgacaattgttttttttcgataaagaAATATAACTTTTGTGTTGGAGCAATGTTATTGCGAAATTCATCATCACGTGCACTCCCCACCCTCTGAAACTTCAAACTCATTTATCAAGTGTTAAAAAGCCTCGCGAAACTATCctcatttgaatttcaatctccaaaaaaatgggaaaccCGCAGAACTTGCGATTTTTTGCCCTCgacaaatataaataaaaattactgtcttAAATTGACATAAAGGCTATAGAGGGACTATTTTATTACGCGTACGTGACACCAGCGCATGCGCATCGTGATGTTGTGACAGTTACAGATGTCCGCTGAAGTTTTTCAGTTGTCGAGTGGACGCACCAGACAACCAAAACCAAAAACTCGTTATTTACCTTGAAAGATCGCCACGAAAGATCCCTCTGAGTCTTTAAAAAACCCTTGAGAGCAGCAGACAACGAAGAAATCCGCGAATTCAGCGTTTGAACGTGCGAAATATGAAGTTCCAGTACAAGGAGGAGCATCCCTTTGAGAAACGAAAGGCCGAGGGCGAGAAAATTCGTCGAAAATACCCCGACAGGGTTCCAGTGAGTTATCACATtgccaataatattttttttaatattacgCGCTCCGAAATTCCAGGGGAAGTCAACCCCTTGCCGGATTTTGGAGCATTCTCGGGGAAATGGTCGGGAAAATCCGTGAGTCTAGAGTTTTCACTTGTCGATGACGACACAAATGGACTCCAAGGACTTGTGAACGTtaccaaatatttaattttctattttccacCGATTTTTTAACGATCTAACGCGAGTTTTTGgagtttttagaaattttatttttttcttgttttcgaAACTGAGAGGTTTTTGGGCCTCGACGAGGTGAAGTGAGCAAGAaagaggaggggggagggttCTACGTCGTACGAGGGAATAAACAACAAGGTGAAACGGTCGTGTTTACGAGTTTCGTCATGTCAATGGGAAAATCAAAGTTTTTTTGATGCAGAGGAGATTGTTTTGGAGGGGCGAACAGGCGAGTGGACTGTGCCAGGTTGAGAGGGGGGTTGGGGTCGTTGGGATTGTCGTCATGACGATGTTGATGATGTCTCTCACATGACATTCTTTTGTTAGGAATGGAGTTATTGTCCAgaggtagaaaaaaattcacctcttTGTCaaacgtatttttttcatgttgaaTTAGGCTGGAAAATGGTCGATTTAAGGGAAAATTTCAGGAGACATATTTTTTGAGGAATTTCGAGAGCTGCGAGAATGATTTTATGACTTGTTTTGGTAGAATCATTGGCTACTGTGACAAAGAGGgattaagaataaaaatcagaaattcagTTTCTATTCAATACGACGAATTTCTCCGTCAACTCCTTTATTTATCGAGGAAAACAATGATCAATGAGTATTAGGCACGTCATCATATTTATTTACCTTTTCCTCGTGCTAATTTCAATGCAATTCTTGGACCGTTGCCATTTCCTCTTTTTACGAttcacttcaatttttcaagtcaCTAGAAGATAacttaaaatataaaaaaaatgtggaggtCGTTGGCAGCagtcaataaaatataaattatatattttgccTTGGCAATCCAATCAGGTGATCGTTGAGAAAGCACCAAAGGCCAAGATCAGCGACTTGGACAAGCAGAAGTACTTAGTCCCCTCCGATCTTACGGTAGGTCAGTTCTACTTCTTGATTCGTAAACGCATACATCTTCGCCCCGAGGATGCGCTCTTCTTCTTCGTAAACAACATCATTCCACCCACAAGTGCCACCATGGGCTCGCTCTATCAGGTAAAATCAATGTCTTCTGGTTATTTTTGATGAAGGGGGGAAATTTTGGCATTTTTCCATCGTCTCGGAATGTGGACTAAGTTTTCATCAATATTATAAGTACCCAAGGATCGGGACATCCGTCAAAATGCTCAACAGTTGTGTTTTAAAATTAGATTCATCATCAATTGATATATCAGTCCACGAAGAATTGTACAGTTCATTATTATCGATTATTCATCGAGatatataaacaaatatatatttcctcTGTAGGAACATCACGAGGAGGACTGTTTCCTCTACATTGCGTACAGCGATGAGAACGTGTATGGCCACTAGGTCCTCATCCCTCCACAATGGCGCACCATATCCCCACGAGTGGAAataaaatcaccaaaaaaGGTTTCGAAAATAATCTAGAGTCTGCAAATTCCCAAGAATGAGTGACGAccctaaaaaatgataaaaatcgtAGTCTCTGTAGCACCGGAAGCGTTGTCAGCATTTTAAAACTCCCCCGAGTCAAAATTAATCATCCACCAGTGTTAATCAATaagccaaattttttttattctcgtttCGATCGTCTCCTGGTCTCAAAATCTAGTCTCTATTCATCAGCATCGATAATTATTCCCACTGTCactcgacatttttttctgtcactCATTAAGTTCTGTTGACAAGTATTTTGCcgtcgataaataaataaatcgcgaAACCGGTTAgtttattgattgattaattgtttGGATTACAtcagtcatttatttttattaaattgtcCGTGTCTCTCGTAATGCCGAATTAATAGCGCATTGttgattgattgaatgatttagttgAATTAATTAGGGAATTGTATCAGTTCGCTGTTCGAAGATGACGAATAAATCATGGCAAAATGTGGGTGCAGTCGTCCAggggtaaaataattttaaaaattaaagaaatatatgaaaaaacaaaatcaatgaaaagcggcgtgataatttttatttcactgttAGGCTAGTGTTGCTACttgtattttcaatgaatataatGTTATCATTTAGTTAAGAGAAAAAATGGCGACTATTTGATTGATGATTCGACTGAAATTCGTGGattttttcagggaaattcAATTCACGTGATTTCGGTCGGTCGAATCaatgtaaaatcaatataaaattgGATTGGTAATTTCTATAATGATGAGGGGAGGGATTATTTTGTTAAGTCAAATTTATTATGAGTTTTATTAATTCAGTGAAGTTTTTATTGTCATAGGATCCAATTAATCGATGTAAACGCcaataaaatgacaaaaaaatcataaaccgAAGAATAGTTAGTGTTTTCGTGATTTCCTGGGGGTGAGTTTGTCCTCGACTATTCCCTTTGGGCTTCCCTCATTATtcctttgaattatttaagtgTTTCCGTTCAGTTTTGCAACTGTTTTTCTTGGTCGGGTGTAACAGAACTGGAAATTGAGCTCAACAACAGTTTATTTGTGATTTCCAGAGGGAAAGAACAAATTGCTAGTGATTCCTGGAGATTTTTGAGCGGTCCGTAAAGCGAAATAATGGGGAACAACGAAgtctaaaaaattgaaaatttctatttttgaccttccaccaaaaaaattatataattctaaataataaaactaaaatggaaatttccaaagcGAATGTGACAAACAAAAGCGATCAGTTCATTTCGTCTTCGTTCGCGATAACAATGGAGGACAGTAGCTGGATAGTGTCGAGTTCTTTCATTATCTTCACGATGCAGACGGGCTTCGGAATGTTGGAGTCAGGTTGTGTTTCCCTGAAGAATGAAGTCAACATAATGATGAAGAACGTGGTGGACATATCACTTGGGGGCTTGACATACTGGGCATTCGGTTACGGGATGAGCTTTGGAGTGGATGCCCCGACGAATTGGTTCATAGGCACCAGTGGCTACCTCCTGGATCCCATGATGTCCGATGAGCTCATGGGACAGATGTGTGCGGCATTTCTCTTTCAGCTGAGCTTCGCGACAACCGCGACGACAATCGTCAGTGGAGCTATGGCCGAGAGATGTAATTTCAAGGCGTACTGTATATTCTCGTTCCTGAATACTGTTGTATATTGTGTGCCTGCTGGGTGGGTCTGGGGGGATCACGGGTTTTTGAATCGCTGGGGGGCGGTTGACATCGCTGGATCAGGTGAGAATAACCTATTTATCAGACTGATGGCGATGGCGTTCTAGGATTAAATTAAACGCCTGAATTAAAATTCCCTGATTGTCGCCACTTTCAGGACCTGTTCATTTAGTTGGTGGTGTCTCAGCTTTAGCTGGTGCCATGATGTTGGGTCCCAGGCTGGGTAGGTACGACCACGGTTATGGCGCTCTTCCTCTGGGCAATCCAGTCAACGCCATCATGGGGCTCTTCGTCCTGTGGTGGGGTTGGCTGGCCTTCAACAGTGGCTCATCGTATGGTGTGGCCGAGGATAAGTGGAAGTACGCGGCGAGAGGTGCAGTCTCCACCATGATGGGTAGCATGGGTGGTGGCCTGGTGGGCCTGGGCTTCAGTCTTGCCGACCCCAAAGGTATCGACGTTCTCAGCCAGATCAATGGGATTCTCGGGTCCCTGGTGGCCATCACTGGGGGGTGCTTTCTCTACCGGACCTGGGAGGCACTTTTCGTGGGAATGATCGGGGGCTTCCTCACCTGCGTCACGATGCCACTGGTGGACAGGCTGAAGATTGACGATCCGGTGGGAGCTTTTGCTACTCATGGTTGGTTTCATTTGTATCAGTTCAGGACGACGTGAATTCAATCGAAAAGCTGATTTAATTCGAGACATTGATTCCTTGAATAAACTGTTACAATTGCGCCCTGGCCTCAACTGGCGTATTATCTTAACATTTCTTTCGGTCAGGCATTTCTGGAGCTTGGGGGGTCATCTCCATCGGGTTCTTCGCGGACAATCCCCACCCCCTGCCCACAACCCAAGGCCGGCGTGGACTTTTCAAAGGAGGAGGATGGTACCTTCTTGGTATTCAGTGTCTCACTGTTATCTGTTTAAGCGCATGGTCATTCAGCACCTCATGGATCCTTCTCTGGGTAACGAACGAAAGTTTTAATTCACGTTCCCACCTTTGCGTGATTACTTCGATTGCCATTGGTTTTAGAAAAAATGTCGTTCTACCTGTTTCGCAGGGAATTacattttctacaaaaatgtTCATTGATGGTTTTCACCTAAAACCACTCATTATGGAAATAATCAGCACTTCAGAGAGATTGAAGAACGATTGTAAATTTTCATAagtgtttttgtaaaaatttattgcagtTTGTTAATTTAATGATTCCCGTTCGAATGCCCCTACACGAGGAGCTTCTTGGCGCTGATTTAGTCGAACATCAAGTGAAACACACCCAGGTAAAGTGAATCCATTTAATCAGTCAGAAGTACACTAGAATTCCCCTAGTTTTCCTGACGCGAGACATGTCCTTGAGAGAATTTCATGTGAAATCCCTCTGAAGGAGCTCTTCCACTTCTTCGCTCCAggtaaaatcaaattaaacaatttttaggTTGGAGTCAGTAGAGCATTGTCAGCCCTCAGGCCCTTCTCCGGGCACAGCATGCTTCAGGGACTGCCCTCAGTGGGACTGAACCCTGGTCACGATTCTTATTTAGAGAAATacgtaaaaattaaaagattgaataaattattaacatCAATGCGCATCAAAGTGAAGAAGCAGAAAATACCCGTAGACCTTCGGGGTGTTCAGGCACCAGTCAAAAATATCGCTGTGCTGACTCCATTGGACAAGCatgattagaaaaattataggTAATTTTTCAGAAACATTGACTCTTcactttgaaatttattagaaaTGTACAAACAGACCCAATGAATTTGTCTTTCGCATACAGAATTACAcgattcaataattcaatctTGTATACAAGGGGTaatacaattatttattcacttcaTTTTCGTTGCCAAATTGACTGCTGAGGACATAATTATTGTActgtttattcaattttatcattttcattaattttcggaCGAATTTCACCGGACGTTTCACAGTTTCTCTAGATATTTATGGATAATAAagcgaaaattataattatctcaATCAATAACCTCAATCTTCATATCCTTTTCCTTCTCAGTGCTAAAAAAGATTCTTAAAATCTAATCGAGTTTAAAAGGGAGAACTCGaggtatttaattatttacattcAACTCAATTGATCAAACAATCAATGGACAATGGAATCTCCTCGTCTCCCTCGATTGCCACCGATACTTCTACCTTAATCActggaattattaattatcttgaCTTTACTGGGATTGATGtctttaataaataatcaataaattaaacaatcgACGAATGAATAAATACAGGTGATGAAGATATGTTAATTACGCGACTTATCTACAAAATTGTACTAATTAACTCAATAATTAGAGAGCAATAATCAATAGAATTGGACTAAGGTGTGAAGGACCTCAAACAAAGAATGATCCATctgaaaatgttgaatttgTGAGCAAGATGAACACAGATTTACcctattaatattattacttaATTATCGTAAGTATCACTAAtagttttaattattcaactcACCACTCGTGGCACTCTTTATGTAGTTTCTCCAAATGTTATTGTATTGTTaactaatttaattattggcTGAGGTATTACTCCAATTGTGCtgttgcatgatttttttgccgataaaattgatgaaagaCAAAATTTGTGAACAATATTAGACacgttttcttttatttaaaaaaaaaaatcatgcaaaacCCCAATTGACTGTACAGCAGAGTTCCTTACTTTCCCAACTCAGGACGTGTCCTTGAGGAAATTTCATGCGAAATACCTTCTAAGGAATTTCTCCCACTCCTTCACTCCAGGTAGCATTTGAGGGTGTCAATAGGTAGTGGCTAGAGAACGAGGATAAACGGCATACGAGGAATGGGAGGACTTTTCCGAGAGAGAGCGAGCCACACAGGGAAGAC belongs to Diachasmimorpha longicaudata isolate KC_UGA_2023 chromosome 10, iyDiaLong2, whole genome shotgun sequence and includes:
- the LOC135166870 gene encoding gamma-aminobutyric acid receptor-associated protein — its product is MKFQYKEEHPFEKRKAEGEKIRRKYPDRVPVIVEKAPKAKISDLDKQKYLVPSDLTVGQFYFLIRKRIHLRPEDALFFFVNNIIPPTSATMGSLYQEHHEEDCFLYIAYSDENVYGH
- the LOC135166862 gene encoding putative ammonium transporter 3 isoform X2, encoding MEISKANVTNKSDQFISSSFAITMEDSSWIVSSSFIIFTMQTGFGMLESGCVSLKNEVNIMMKNVVDISLGGLTYWAFGYGMSFGVDAPTNWFIGTSGYLLDPMMSDELMGQMCAAFLFQLSFATTATTIVSGAMAERCNFKAYCIFSFLNTVVYCVPAGWVWGDHGFLNRWGAVDIAGSGPVHLVGGVSALAGAMMLGPRLGRYDHGYGALPLGNPVNAIMGLFVLWWGWLAFNSGSSYGVAEDKWKYAARGAVSTMMGSMGGGLVGLGFSLADPKGIDVLSQINGILGSLVAITGGCFLYRTWEALFVGMIGGFLTCVTMPLVDRLKIDDPVGAFATHGISGAWGVISIGFFADNPHPLPTTQGRRGLFKGGGWYLLGIQCLTVICLSAWSFSTSWILLWFVNLMIPVRMPLHEELLGADLVEHQVKHTQVKSN
- the LOC135166862 gene encoding putative ammonium transporter 2 isoform X1; translation: MEISKANVTNKSDQFISSSFAITMEDSSWIVSSSFIIFTMQTGFGMLESGCVSLKNEVNIMMKNVVDISLGGLTYWAFGYGMSFGVDAPTNWFIGTSGYLLDPMMSDELMGQMCAAFLFQLSFATTATTIVSGAMAERCNFKAYCIFSFLNTVVYCVPAGWVWGDHGFLNRWGAVDIAGSGPVHLVGGVSALAGAMMLGPRLGRYDHGYGALPLGNPVNAIMGLFVLWWGWLAFNSGSSYGVAEDKWKYAARGAVSTMMGSMGGGLVGLGFSLADPKGIDVLSQINGILGSLVAITGGCFLYRTWEALFVGMIGGFLTCVTMPLVDRLKIDDPVGAFATHGISGAWGVISIGFFADNPHPLPTTQGRRGLFKGGGWYLLGIQCLTVICLSAWSFSTSWILLWFVNLMIPVRMPLHEELLGADLVEHQVKHTQVGVSRALSALRPFSGHSMLQGLPSVGLNPGHDSYLEKYVKIKRLNKLLTSMRIKVKKQKIPVDLRGVQAPVKNIAVLTPLDKHD